A stretch of the Amycolatopsis sp. BJA-103 genome encodes the following:
- a CDS encoding ATP-binding protein: MGTTGTRQAYEFPSGVAPPLGKVRAWLRDQLNGVGRITMADTELLTTELLTNAHEHADGVAELRVSVPSGRDVVRVEVDDRRPRLKPRRVTKQDPASPHGRGLALVEAISTTWGVDTGAGYKTVWAEIPVL, encoded by the coding sequence GTGGGTACAACCGGAACAAGGCAAGCTTACGAATTCCCCAGTGGTGTCGCCCCGCCGCTGGGAAAGGTCCGGGCCTGGCTGCGAGATCAGCTGAACGGCGTCGGGCGAATCACCATGGCGGACACCGAACTCCTGACCACGGAACTGCTCACCAACGCGCACGAACACGCGGACGGCGTCGCCGAGCTGAGGGTGTCCGTCCCCTCCGGCCGCGACGTGGTCCGCGTCGAAGTCGACGACCGTCGCCCGCGGCTGAAGCCACGCCGCGTGACGAAACAGGATCCGGCGAGCCCCCACGGGCGAGGGCTCGCGCTGGTCGAGGCGATCAGCACCACCTGGGGTGTGGACACCGGCGCCGGGTACAAAACGGTGTGGGCGGAGATCCCGGTGCTCTGA
- a CDS encoding S66 peptidase family protein translates to MTGSRSTERRVLVAPMLRPGDRVRLVSPASFPSRELLAESAAVLEGWGLVAEVGAHALDQWGYLAGRDQDRLSDLDDAFRDPGVRAVIATRGGAGAYRIADEIDFAAVRADPKPMVGFSDITALHLALWRQCGLAGIHGFLAGSRSANATRRLLMSSESTTLHRDPRAMTVAAEVPGIAAGNLVGGNLGTLAHAVGVGLPSLAGTILFLEAERAIGLGHVDRQLTQLIRSGSLQGVRGVALGRFPGFEGYVDREWTLVDVFKDRLGSLGVPVLGGLDVGHGPDPLSLPLGPAAVLDTKSGTLTVEPAVR, encoded by the coding sequence GTGACAGGCTCGCGAAGCACCGAACGCCGCGTCCTGGTGGCACCGATGCTGCGGCCGGGTGATCGCGTTCGCCTCGTGTCCCCCGCCAGCTTTCCGAGCCGTGAGCTGCTCGCCGAGTCCGCGGCGGTCCTGGAGGGCTGGGGCCTGGTGGCCGAAGTCGGCGCGCACGCGCTCGACCAGTGGGGGTACCTGGCGGGCCGGGACCAAGACCGCCTGTCCGATCTCGACGACGCGTTCCGCGATCCCGGTGTCCGCGCGGTGATCGCCACCCGCGGCGGCGCGGGCGCGTACCGCATCGCCGACGAGATCGACTTCGCCGCGGTCCGGGCCGACCCCAAGCCGATGGTCGGTTTCAGCGACATCACCGCCTTGCACCTGGCGCTCTGGCGGCAGTGCGGACTGGCCGGAATCCATGGCTTCCTGGCAGGCTCCCGGTCCGCGAACGCGACCCGGCGGTTGCTGATGAGCAGCGAATCCACCACCTTGCACCGCGACCCGCGCGCCATGACCGTCGCCGCCGAAGTACCCGGCATCGCCGCCGGCAACCTTGTCGGCGGCAACCTCGGCACCCTCGCCCACGCCGTCGGCGTCGGATTGCCTTCCCTGGCGGGAACCATCCTGTTCCTCGAAGCCGAGCGCGCCATCGGCCTCGGACACGTCGACCGGCAGCTCACCCAGTTGATCCGATCCGGCTCACTCCAAGGCGTGCGGGGTGTCGCCCTCGGCCGGTTTCCCGGTTTCGAGGGCTATGTCGATCGCGAGTGGACTCTCGTCGACGTCTTCAAGGACCGGCTGGGCTCACTGGGGGTGCCGGTGCTCGGCGGGCTCGACGTCGGACACGGCCCGGACCCGCTTTCCCTCCCCCTGGGACCGGCCGCCGTCCTGGACACGAAGTCGGGAACGCTCACCGTCGAACCGGCGGTGCGCTGA
- a CDS encoding alpha/beta hydrolase family protein codes for MSFSTTAPVLSVSPVVLPTPDRAVDLQVKVSVPVAGDGLPIILLSHGQGPSNHLSSLNGYAPLVNFWAARGFAVLQPTHLSSRTLNLDSGDPEAPLYYRSRAEDMIRILDRLDEIEAAVPHLRGRLDRGKIAVAGHSMGGHTASLLLGARYTEPRDGTEVNLADPRVSAGVLLAAPGRGGDAVTGFVAENYSFFLSTDFSAMTTPALVVAGDKDASAHLTVRGPEWHADPYFLSPGRKTLLTLFGAEHGLGGISGYDVAETTDENPERVAAVQRLTWAYLRSELYPGDSAWREASAELTGGSDAVGRVDVRY; via the coding sequence ATGAGCTTTTCGACCACCGCACCCGTTCTGTCGGTCAGCCCGGTGGTGCTGCCCACGCCGGATCGCGCCGTGGATCTGCAGGTCAAGGTCTCCGTGCCGGTGGCAGGAGACGGACTGCCGATCATCCTGCTGTCGCACGGCCAGGGGCCCTCGAACCATCTGTCGTCACTGAACGGCTATGCCCCGCTCGTGAATTTCTGGGCGGCACGCGGGTTCGCGGTCCTCCAGCCCACTCATCTCAGCTCCAGGACGCTGAACCTGGACTCCGGAGACCCCGAAGCGCCGCTGTACTACCGGTCGCGTGCCGAGGACATGATCCGCATCCTCGACCGGCTCGACGAGATCGAGGCGGCCGTGCCGCACCTTCGCGGACGCCTGGACCGGGGCAAGATCGCCGTGGCCGGGCACTCGATGGGCGGCCACACCGCGAGCCTGCTGCTCGGCGCGCGATACACCGAGCCTCGCGACGGAACGGAGGTGAACCTGGCCGATCCCCGTGTCTCCGCCGGAGTTCTGCTCGCCGCGCCCGGACGCGGTGGCGACGCCGTCACCGGGTTCGTGGCGGAGAACTACTCCTTCTTCCTGAGTACGGACTTCTCCGCGATGACGACGCCCGCGCTCGTGGTCGCCGGTGACAAGGACGCGTCCGCCCATCTGACGGTGCGCGGTCCGGAATGGCACGCCGATCCGTACTTCCTTTCGCCGGGGCGCAAGACCTTGCTCACCCTGTTCGGCGCGGAACACGGGCTCGGCGGGATCTCCGGCTACGACGTCGCCGAGACGACCGACGAGAATCCGGAACGGGTGGCCGCGGTGCAAAGGCTCACGTGGGCCTACCTTCGCAGTGAGCTCTACCCCGGCGATTCCGCTTGGCGGGAGGCGTCCGCCGAATTGACCGGCGGCTCCGACGCGGTCGGGCGAGTCGACGTCAGGTATTGA
- a CDS encoding aminoglycoside adenylyltransferase domain-containing protein produces MSIEPLLDHLDRENPGDVIGSYLYGSAVAGGLRPDSDVDLLLVTRRSLTGPERASLVSLLLGVSGWRGHAARFPEVADRRPIELTVLVAGDRFRRDFQYGEWLREDFVAGRLPEPAEDPDVVILVATAHAAHRVLRGPALAEVLEPVAGDELRQSVRVVVPGLIEEIDGDERNVLLTLARVLATLETGEVVTKDAAAAAVAPTLDGVDRELLELARAGYLGLVQDDWAGLRTEAASLAHLLAGRARGV; encoded by the coding sequence ATGTCCATCGAGCCTCTTCTGGATCACCTCGACCGCGAGAATCCCGGCGACGTCATCGGGTCCTATCTCTACGGTTCCGCCGTGGCCGGCGGACTCCGGCCGGACAGCGACGTCGATCTGCTGCTGGTCACTCGCAGGTCGCTCACCGGTCCGGAACGGGCGAGTCTGGTCTCGCTGCTGTTGGGTGTCTCGGGCTGGCGTGGTCACGCCGCACGCTTTCCCGAAGTCGCGGATCGCCGTCCGATCGAGCTGACCGTTCTGGTGGCGGGCGACCGGTTTCGTCGCGATTTCCAGTACGGCGAGTGGCTTCGCGAAGACTTCGTGGCCGGTCGTCTTCCCGAGCCCGCCGAGGATCCCGACGTCGTGATCCTCGTTGCCACCGCTCATGCGGCACATCGGGTCCTGCGAGGTCCGGCACTCGCCGAAGTGCTCGAACCCGTTGCGGGCGACGAGCTGCGACAGTCGGTCCGTGTCGTCGTCCCCGGCCTGATCGAGGAGATCGACGGCGACGAACGCAACGTCCTGCTCACCCTCGCCCGGGTCCTCGCGACCCTGGAAACTGGTGAGGTCGTGACCAAAGACGCCGCGGCGGCCGCTGTCGCGCCGACGCTCGACGGCGTGGATCGCGAGTTGCTGGAGCTCGCGCGAGCGGGCTACCTGGGTCTCGTCCAGGACGACTGGGCCGGGCTGAGGACGGAGGCGGCCTCGCTCGCACACCTTCTCGCGGGCCGGGCGAGGGGCGTTTGA
- a CDS encoding NmrA/HSCARG family protein, producing MSAEPVLVTGATGRQGGATARALLAAGVPVRALVRDPARARSIEALGAELVVGDLHDIDSLVRAAKGARAVFSVQMPGMNAEGFDFAGEVTQGVNLVEAAKAAGVLQFVHTSVSGAGQHIEAPGWAEGHWASMEPTLGAKAAIQDRVRTAGFARWTLLKPGFFMENFLPSMTFLFPRGIDGGLVSVIKPETRLSLAAVDDIGTAAAAAIAEPERFDGVELELASDFLSMREIAEILSRTSGTRLSAPDMTVEQALAAGMPSMGASHEWLNVVGQPGRPEYAKELGLPLTGFDEWARKYLRPGA from the coding sequence ATGTCCGCAGAACCCGTTCTGGTCACCGGTGCCACCGGCAGGCAGGGTGGCGCGACCGCCCGTGCCCTGCTCGCGGCGGGCGTCCCCGTTCGTGCCCTGGTGCGCGACCCGGCCAGGGCCAGGTCCATCGAAGCGCTCGGCGCCGAGCTCGTCGTCGGCGATCTCCACGACATCGATTCCCTGGTCCGGGCCGCCAAGGGCGCTCGCGCCGTGTTCTCCGTGCAGATGCCCGGCATGAATGCGGAAGGCTTCGACTTCGCCGGGGAAGTGACCCAGGGAGTCAACCTCGTCGAGGCCGCGAAAGCTGCCGGAGTGCTGCAGTTCGTGCACACGTCTGTTTCCGGTGCGGGTCAGCACATCGAAGCTCCCGGCTGGGCCGAGGGGCACTGGGCGTCGATGGAGCCCACGCTCGGTGCCAAGGCCGCGATCCAGGACCGGGTCCGGACGGCGGGTTTTGCGCGGTGGACCTTGCTCAAACCGGGTTTCTTCATGGAGAACTTCCTGCCGTCCATGACGTTCCTGTTCCCGCGAGGCATCGACGGTGGTCTGGTGAGTGTCATCAAGCCGGAGACCCGCCTCTCGCTGGCTGCGGTGGATGACATCGGCACCGCGGCCGCGGCGGCCATCGCCGAGCCGGAGCGTTTCGACGGCGTCGAACTGGAGCTGGCGAGCGACTTCCTGTCGATGCGGGAAATCGCCGAGATCCTCTCCCGGACTTCCGGTACGCGACTGTCCGCACCGGACATGACGGTGGAGCAGGCGCTCGCCGCCGGAATGCCGTCGATGGGCGCTTCGCACGAGTGGCTGAACGTCGTCGGGCAGCCGGGGCGCCCGGAATACGCGAAGGAACTGGGGCTTCCGCTCACCGGCTTCGACGAGTGGGCGCGGAAATACCTGCGTCCCGGGGCCTGA
- a CDS encoding TetR/AcrR family transcriptional regulator translates to MSDGQRADARRNYARILAVAEEEVAAHGAGASLEQIARTANVGSATVRRHFPTRRALLEAVSAHRIEALCARAAELTGKGDSRASLMEWLDEVVAYCVSARGLAAALAYDGPVHENSCSSALENAGEPLLRRAAGDGVVAPEVTVGDLIAVIVGIVLATEHHPDPAARADRLFRLTVAGLSPRN, encoded by the coding sequence ATGTCCGACGGACAGCGCGCCGACGCGCGGCGCAACTACGCGCGCATCCTCGCGGTCGCCGAGGAGGAGGTCGCCGCGCACGGCGCCGGGGCCTCACTGGAACAGATCGCCCGCACCGCGAACGTCGGTTCGGCGACGGTCCGCCGCCACTTCCCCACTCGCCGCGCCCTGCTGGAGGCGGTGTCCGCGCACCGGATCGAGGCACTGTGCGCCCGCGCCGCCGAACTGACCGGCAAGGGCGACAGCAGGGCCTCGCTCATGGAGTGGCTCGACGAGGTCGTCGCCTACTGCGTCTCCGCCCGGGGGCTGGCGGCCGCGCTCGCCTATGACGGCCCGGTGCACGAAAATTCCTGCTCGTCGGCGCTGGAAAACGCGGGCGAACCGCTTCTGCGCCGGGCCGCAGGAGACGGCGTGGTGGCACCGGAGGTCACCGTCGGAGACCTGATCGCCGTCATCGTCGGCATCGTCCTGGCCACCGAGCACCATCCCGATCCGGCCGCGCGGGCGGACCGGCTGTTCCGGCTGACGGTGGCGGGGTTGAGCCCGCGGAACTGA